Sequence from the Lepidochelys kempii isolate rLepKem1 chromosome 7, rLepKem1.hap2, whole genome shotgun sequence genome:
TGAGGTACACAGAACTCAATTTTGAATAAGTAAAATCAGTTGTCCTTGCAGGTTTCAAGGGTAGAGTGAGCACATTTATCAACAATGTGGGGATGTACTGGTGTACTAGCTGATTATATTGAAACTAAGGGATTGTCTCCATTTCTGCATCCTCAGTTGCCTGACCGCTCCTCCATACCTAACTTGAGTTCTGGTCCCAGCTGTCACTGGTCTGAGACCTGGTGTGCTACTTTCTGACTTCCTTGTGTGCCAACTGGGGAATTTGAAATTCTAATCTTGTGTTCCAGACCACACCAACAATTTGCATTGTTTCAACACATGCAGAATCAAACAGTGAGGTGGGCAGGTGATATACAGAGGCAGTTGCGTTCCAAGTTCATCATGAATGTCAGGGGCTGCTGCAGGTCATTGCATGGGAACGTGGGCTTGCATGGGCAGTGAGTTGGAAGCTAAAGATTGTAGGCTTCATTCTCCTCTCATTAATAACTTTGCACTGATGTGTCCAGTGACTCAAATAGGTTTTCCCTGGATTTACTCTGGTACAAGTGAGAGGCGAATCAGACACAGAAGCCTgtgtgggtgtgtctacacaacaCACTAAACCTGAGTCTGCATGATGCACGCTTGCCCattcagtgtttccaagcccacacTTGAGCATCCATACTCCATTGGAAACCTGGGTCCCACAGTCATGCTGGTGCATCCATCCTGCATTatgcagacccaagtcagaaCTTGGGCATATACCGCTGTATCCCAGGATTCCTAGTGCCTTCTCCTGCTGACGCTGCTCTAGGGTTTGGTTCATAGTGGCttatgggagaacttgtctgtctgtcCCACAGGAGTTGACCAGAAGTAGTTTAGGTGATTTTAGCTTGCAAACACATCTGGCCAAGCCATTTTGTGTTTGCATGCCGGAACCTGGCTACCCCAAATTGCTTCAGGTCTGTGGCTAAGCACTTTGGAGTTGGCAAATCAACTTTGCGTGGTGGTGTGGCACCCCCTGAATTGTCCAACTCCATAGTCTGCAGGACACAATAAcatggaggggactcagggcacgGGGCTGGCGCAGGAGCTGAAGGTGCCATGGAGCCTGCACTCTGGTAGCCATAAGCGCAAGTCATCGCTCGAACAGCTCCTTCTGCTACACTCACAACCTGAGGTCATGCTCCATGAATCTGTCCACCAATCTCTCCTAGCTCTGTGCagcctctgtctctctttccGCCCTTCTTGCATCTTTATTCTTTTGATGCTCCATTTGGTCCTTCTGTAACTCTATGTGCCAATTAGTTTTATCTAGAATCTCCTCCATTAGCTAATCTCGGACTCTCTTTCTCCTTGCCCACAGTGGGTGGGTCTGCTCCTCCCGGTTGCTGATGCTTTGTGTCTGCCCTATGAATGTGAAAGGACCttgaaaggaaagagagagaccatGTTACTATCTGACCATgattaaaaaattacattttccacTCTGTCAGAGAGGCCACTTTAATACAAGTTCACAGGATGATACTTTTTATCAATGGGCTTTATTTTATTCACACAAAAAACACTGGCCATTTCAGACGTCATTTGGAGCAGCAAAGAAATTAATCACACATCACAGTAAGATACACatgcaaaattaaatttaaattatttctaCATCCCCTTCATTTTttctgggggtggagaggaactATGAATAGTCTAGTCACTAGCTATGGTTTTTCAGtcctttcaggcaggactgaTTGAGAGTCAGGAGGTTTCTGATAGAAGCATGAGCTTCTCTTTCAGGCCAGTGGAGGACAGCTATCCATGTACTGGAACAAGATATTTGGGCATCTAGTGGCTGACCAGCACATTTCAGAATGGAGGGGGCTTATAAGTTAGGGGCAGCCCTAGTACATAGGGACTACACTGGATCAAAATCAACTATCTGGGGTTCTTACTCTGAGAAGTTCACTTTCATcaccagtcagcagtgctgaacaTTCGTGGTAAAGTCAAAAAGGTGCTGATTTGACATGGAGATGCAGGAGAACCTCTTTACAAGTACACAGACAGACTGTCTCCCGCTGTAATTTGCACTCTTAATATTAAAGCAAGCAATGGATGAAATATACACTCTGACTGTATTTCCAATTGAGCAGGTCATGTGGAAATTAAGGATGAAACGCTGAGCAGCTGCATTTGAACCAGGAGGTTGCTCGTTCCTGGGAAGCGAGTGGGAAGTGTTGGGATTGAAGGACTGGGAAGTACAGCCCCAGGGGATTGTGGGATAGTGTTGGCAGACTCTACAGACCCGTGCCTGGCAACCTAGACTTGATTTGCATCCATACTGCAAGATGCCTGGGTTTTGTCCTAGATCACAgcgggacttgggctctgacccacccccccagcagggTCTGTAGACCCGAGTCCAGAGGAGTTCCCGACTTGAGTCTTTTCTGCAGGTGGAAGGGAGCTTGGGCTTAGAGCTGAATGAGAGCCTGATCTTAATGTGCtacgtagacataccctgaatgtgTGAACTTCTTGCTGGCCCTTTCTTGCTCTATTTCTGTGAGGCAGGGAGAAAACAGGAGCAGACTGCTGTTTTCCAAATCTCCTATTTGTTTAAGACTCAAGCTTTTTTAAGAGTTCTTTGCTGGTGGGGTAAGGGTACTAAGTACTGCAAATGTAAACTCTGTCAGCTTAAGCAAACTTTCCAGCTGGAGCTGTAGAGTCCATCCTGAGAGTAGGTGGaagaggagctctgagctcttatcctttttttcttttttaaagtagaaCTAACAAGTGTAAAGAGAAGTGATTGGAGGAGGATAGTTGATCTATTTATTTACTTTGGTTGAATGTACcttcttttatatatttgaatagGCAATGGTGGATACTTCTGAAATCCTGGAGGAAGGGAAGGTCATGAGTGAGGGCATCCCCTTTTCTCCCCCCAGTGAAAAACACCATCATCCCAACCCCTTCAGCAGCTCATCTCACCTATATATCACCAATCTGATCATCATCTTCTGCTTCCAAAGGCCTCCTCCACTCCCAGGACAAGTCTCCCCCACACTCACAAACTGACCTTCGTCTCTGCTAAAACACTTCCACAACTCCTCCTCTGTGTGATATTAAGAAATATTCCCAAATGATTAGGGTAAGGGGATATAGAACCTCGGTAATTTTTAGAAATACTCTTTTATTTTAGGAGTActtgtgtggcaccttagagactaaccaatttatttgagcataagctttcgtgagctacagctcaattcatcggatgcatccgatgaagtgagctgtagctcacgaaagcttatgctcaaataaattggttagtctctaaggtgccacaagtactccttttctttttgcgaatacagactaacatggctgttactctgaaatcttttattttaatatcGTCTGAAGTTGGAAGGGGTGTCACCAGCTTATACTGGGGCAGCGTCAAAAGAATAACATATCCTCGTCTTGAGGAGCAAAACATTTTGCatgtgaatttttttaatgtattgtcATAGGGCCCAGTTCAATATCTTAGCAAAGAAGTGCATAGATAAGCCAGTGTACATAGCAGCAAATATGCAGTTTACTACAAGATATAAAAGTTTCAGATTCACTGCCGTTACATAAGTGCAATATAGTTACTTAAAACTGCCAGAGGTCCATGTTGAGACATAGAGCATCAGCTAGTAGGTGGGCCCATAAATTCTAATCAACTGTTGTTCTATATTTAATGGCAGTCTGCCAACAAATCCTGCACAAGCCTCCATCATTGGCAGCAATGTGCAGCACGCTGTCAGCATAGAGACCTATCCCTGAGATACCACCAGCAGTGCGCCAATCCGAGTGGACGTGCAGGGAAAACCGTGTGTTCTCAAATCGTGTGGCAGTAGGTACAGCTAGAATACTGGATGAAGAAAAGTCTTGTGCACAGCTGTTCAGCTCCCACACGCACCAGTTCCCTGTGGATGGACACAATGTGCAAGGGAACAGTTGCACTCTCAAGTCATTTCTGTCATTCACAGGGGCTAAGAGTTTGTAGCATTCCTATGAATACCAGACTGGTGCCTGCATTGTAGCTCCATTGTGCAACACCTGGGCAGAACCCCATGCACCCTGTGAAAGGGAAGGGTCATGTCATTTCTTGTTATATAACTCTTCTGGAGTGTCTGATCCCATTAACCACTCTTGCCAGGATCTGGGTCTGTGTGTTATCTTTTATTCCAGGTCACAGAAGTAATTGTTCTGGGTTACATCTGCTTATCACGGTACCTCATGCTACTACTGTATGTAGGGAACAAAAGGGTTGAAACCAGGATGCCAAGGACCATCTTCTTTTACTACATATCATAGAGTTTAGAGATGGCTCTGGACTCCTGTGGTGAATGTTGGCCCATTCTTTGTCACAATATGTAAGCAGAATAAGTGAAGGACCTGATGGCAATATATCTTGAGAAAATAATTACGTGAACCCTGCTCTGCGAAGTCCTCTGTGACCATTTCTTTTTACAGTGGGGCATagcaacctgtggaatttgtttcCAGGGggcgttgtgaaggccaaaactataactggattaaaaaaagaactaaataagttcatggaggataggtccatcaatggctattagcaatatggtcagagatgcagccccatactctgggtgtccctaagcctctgactgccatgtgctgggactggacaacagggggggatggatcacttgataattgccctgttctgttcattccctttgaaacatctggcattggccactgtcggtagataggatactgggctagatggaccactggtctgaccagtatggcggTTCTTATGTTCATATAGCAAGCAAAGAAAAACCAACCTTAATTATTAAACAAGAAAAGCCACTAGAAATTCTGATCACAAGAACAAAGATCTATTGTATTTTTTGACTCTGTGTTGGTATCTTTTCATaagtaaaagagagagaaaaatctagTGGTCAAATGGTACAGAATTTGGTTATTTTTATTGGAACATATGTCATGATAATTCCAGTTCTTATATGGAAAAATAAGATATAAACCAAACCATGCCAATGACATGATTCATCAGGATCTTTTTTCTGCTCAGTGCATGTGGATAACTTCCAAAAATGTTAGTGGAAATTATGGAGTACAGGAAATAGTTTGATTTTTAGAATAAAACCCTTTATTACTGAGGTGTCTGGGGCTTTGCACAGGCATAGCAGTGCACCTGTGCGCATTCAGTCACTTGCAGGCTTGGGGCCTCTGTGACTCTCCTGATGATTTTCAAGCCCAGCAATGATACTAGgttttctaaaattattttattaaagaacAAAATGATTGAGTGTATTGCTGCAAAAGAATTAAAGGTCTGCTCTGAAGAATCATGTAGTTCACATACTGTATGTCAATGGACCTTGTGTGTTGAAGGTGCGAGCTGGTAGGTAAACCAGTCTCTGGGAATAAAAGCAAATTGATATGTTGTCCTGTTCCTTTTTCTGTGCAACTCCATGATTCTTCAGAACATACCTCTCAATCTTGCAATGCCCAAATGTGTGACAATGACGCAGAATGTAAGGAATATAAATGTGTTCATGCTGGAATCTTAAATTGTTGGTGGATTCATTTCTTTAACATAAAGAACTCTTCCTTTACCTCAGTTTCATAATTCTTTGTTTCTAAAGGCAGAAGTGAGAGGACACCAATTTTGTGTAGAACATGGGCAACTTCGGAACTGATGTGAGTGATGTGCTCAAAATGACCAGCAACTGAGGGATATGCTTCAGAATCCCCTTGTCTCCTGTCATAAAGAGACAATGGGCATGCTCTGGTGTGGGATAAGGTATTAAAGAGTAGGGGTAgttttttctgttgacttcaggggGACCACGGTTTCACCCCAGGTCTCATACTCAATATGCCCACCTACAAGGACTAAGGTAATTGCCTTAGTGAAAGGGCTACCACTTTCTCTGAGCCTGATTTGCTCTGCTTCACACAGGCCCTTGATCAATTGTGAACCATCTTTTTCAGTTTAATTATTAAGTAGACATTATTCTCTTGTTAGATATTCTGTATCAACCGGCATAATATAATTTATAGTGCCCTTTTGCCTTCCCTAACAATGGTCTCCATTCCTATGACAAACTTTCTGTTGAACAGAAAGTACAGTTTCACCTTTCAGTTCACCTTCTGGTAAAATGaaattatataataaaaaaaaggcTTCGTTTAAATGCAGTTTCTGGTTCAGATAGATGGTCCGTGGGGTGCAGCTTGTAAGAACATAGGTAAATATCTAAGTTTAATGAAAGTTTGTTAAATAAGGTCTCATTTTTTCATAGCCTTGTTTCCCTAAATTTTGGTTTACTACATAGTTGCTGAATAATCTGTTTTCACAACCATGACCCAACAGGTCTTGTGATGCCTCTGATAAAATCAATGGTGTTATCTATGTGTACTTTAGGGTCCCTGCTTTCTTATCTTATTTTGTTTATCAAAGAGAAAACTGTTTTAAAGTGAACACCAAGCTCCATCTGGTGTCTGAGCTGTAAGTTTAGTTTTGAGTGGTGGATTTCTGGAAGCATTGTCTGCTGAAGtgatctgatttaaatcaaagtgatttcAGTTACCGAGTAGGacaccttgatttaaataatggattttaatcctcttttgcatttgtactttagttattttcctaaagaaaggctcATTCTTATTGtttgatataaccattaaaacatgttaatcTGTAATTAAATATAGGCTTTAAACTAAATTTGGTACTTCTTTTTACTAACCAGGAGATATACTatatgtacatttatttaagaaaTCATATTGCTTAATATAATTTATTCAAGAGTcttaaattttacttttttatgTTATGAAATAGTGAATGATCCATATTTCTTACTGGATGATCATTTTTTACTCAGGATTTGTGTCATGCTGCATTTGGATGGACAGTAGAATTCAATAAACATGCACACAGCAGCAAATAGTTTTTATgatttaaataaaactaccttaaatatgCTAGATACATAAGAAACTTTTTcttaaaacatgttttgcatttaaaactaacggCTTTATTAAGCAAATAAAGTATTAATTGTGTGTAGTGAATTGACAGTTTGTTTCTGGTCACAATGGGTCAgactttcaaaagtatttaggtactGTGGCAAAGTTCCTTCTGTGCTTTGGTGGGTGTGGcactttttggcagatttgctcgcctcagaggttcatggcagccctcagtttggcgactttgctagaggctcaaacctgtcGTTCACTCAGCTAACTTCATCACTGtccagcatgggggaaacagaaaacaatccccgcagtctctgtgtcccacctagtgggtcagggccAGATCCCTTTTCCAAATTAGactttcccttctggtgtttctcacagaccaggtcaactcctcctgtctCTGATCAggagatggggggaacccagaCCCATCCTCTACACCggtttccagcccagggccctgtggatagcagctgtctacaatgtcccctgtatcagctgcgtgacagctacaactacctgggctacttccccatggccttcccccaacaccttctttatcctcactgcaggatcttcctcctgaagcctgatcacacttgtactcttcagtcctccagccgcacaccttctcactccttGCACACCCCAAATGCTgggagctcctttttaaaccggtgtcctgattagcccgcctgccataattgattctagtaagttcttaattggctccaggtgtcttaattagcttgcctgtcttaattggttctagcaggttcctgattgctctagggcagtcCCTGCTCAGGTCACTCAGGGaccagaaaactattcatccagtagccagtatatttgccttcgaccagactcctgtacctgGATCCCAATatgaccagactcctgtaccccactggtctgggtctgtcacagtgcctagtggaattttatgaagtgcctaagcaggttaggtgtcTAACAGCtattgagatcaatgggagctAATTAGGTTCTTAACCTACTTAGGCATTTTCAAAATCTGGCTAGGGATTGCTTCTTTAGATGCCTaagtatctttgaaaatctggtcccatgTCTTTTACATTTTTAGAATTAGTATATCTGATTCTTTCCCACCTGGTTTTTATTTATAgatcagaaaacaaaaacaagctttcctgctttttcaattcCCAGctggtttctcaactttgaataaaatgaagaaaatattgtcTCCGCACCTGTTTGCTAAACTCACACCAAAAGTAATTTACGCAAAAGCTTTTCTGCATGGAAACAGGAAGTGTTTCTGAATATTGTAAAGACTGAAAATAATATAGATACTTACTTAATGCAGTACATGAAAGTATGACATATTTATAACATGTGAGTTGACCCCaaagttaaaaatgtttttctcctgATTCTGTATATAATTAAAAATGCAACACTCTTTAACTTATTAAAATTTGAGGAGGGCTTATTCatgtagcttttttaaaaaaaagttaaattattttaatgggTTGTAgaaagtttaggccttaacacaGGTAGTcgtaatttcaaatttaatttaaatgggtttatttttaaaaataaaaatgtatttaatttaaataaaaatccaattaaaattaataatcaatttcttaattaaaaaagaaaccaaaacatcaatttttatccaccctgattgcCTGCTTTAATGTTTTCTTAAATTATATAGATCCTTCCTTCATAACGTAATAGCTTGTATGATGCACATTATTAATGTTCTTCCCAGTATGAAACATTCCAACTTTGTCTCGTTACCTGACATGGCTCCAATAATATATGTGTAGTCCCAGTGAAGATGGAGAAcgcatttaacttaaaaaaatattattagaATACTGaagttaaaatggaaaaataagaaaattTGCTCAGTTATATTAGAGAATGTTCAGTGGTCAGATAGTGCTCTGCTGAGATACAATCCAAACATTCACTTGAGCCATGTATATGTACCAACTTTCCACTTGTCATCAGGAGTTCTCCATCAATTTGCCACAGAAAAGAAACTTCACGGTGCTCTGTTCCATTAAATATGGTAAAATTCACTCCTGCGCAGAGGGTCTTCACAAAGCCTTATACATTTGAGTCTTGCATAAACTCTGTGCAAAGGCTTAAGGAGAACTTAAGTGGTGTGTAGAGTTTTATATGCTCTGATCCCCCACCCATCTCccctgctttgaaaatgttattaATGTAGACTTTTTGTATTGTCCTCAGGCAGATCTCAAAGTTGAAGCAGTATTTAGCTGAGTGCTGCGAGTTCAGACTCTCTTAGAGCTTTCCatccaaattctgctgtcagttgcAACACTGTGAACTTGGGGTAGAATCTGTCCATTGTTTCAGGTTATCTGAAGTTTCAGGAAGACAGTCCTGCATTGTGTCATGTTTGtgtcacatttggaaggtttgaTTTGCAGTGATTAGgactaaacattttttattttaaatcaaactctaaaatTCAGAAGACTTTGATTAAACTGGTGCAGCAAAGGACTACCCTCCTAATACTCTCCCTAAAGTCACTATGGTGTATGATATACAACAGCCTTGATGATGTATTGTGCAAGAGGTATTGATACTTAATGCAGCATTTAACTGGTAAAATATAGTTAATCTAAAATCACCATAAAAGTATTATTTACTGTTTAAATCTctcttagagcttgtctacatgggaaaggtCTAAAGTATAATTTAAGGTctgaatttaaatcaatatagttATACCTGTATAACTCACTATGTGGACACTTAATCAGGAATGAGTGACTTTTTGGGGGTTAGCTTATGTTGCATTAGAAGAGGTTTAAGCTAACCCCCCAAAAGTTACTTTTATGctaaaataagagtgtccacatggggaattacactggtataactatagtggtttaattatactggtataattatattgatataactggtaaaactttctcatgtagacaagcccttagaccaGGGTTAAtcagttattttttgtcaaggtcaaaatttcttggtcaaggtatagtcaaggtccagactccagagaaaataataataaaataataataattaataatatgtaaattaaaagattttggggtctgtttAAAGTGTCTGGcggtccagtttggccagtggtCCACCTAGAGACTACCCCTGCCTTAGACTTTaatcctgcagtgagctccagAGAGGCATAAGGTGTCTGCTAAAACAAAGttcattgcaggattgaggcctgagGGCCTGACTCTTGTTACACTAAAGCCCATTACATTTGCATTTATTGCCAGAGTGTTGTAAAGGGTCCTTAGTTTAAGTGAGACTCAAGTCCTTCGTCTTCAGATCTTCTTTTATGGATTGCCTGTGCTACTGGctatctgcagctgctctgtttgTGAATGCTCAATCATGGCATTCCTTACATCATCCATGAAAGGGTTTAATTAGTGTAGGGTCACTGCTTCTTACCTTACATTTTAAACAGCTGATACAACtattttttgtattgttttttagGCAGATTTAGAAAACAAACCAGTAAATGGCCTCAGACCAGGACTCATGGAATGCAGTATATGCAGTCATGGTGAAAAATACAGGGTGAAAACAAATCAAACAGTGCCCTTTGAAAATGTACAGTCTAATGAAAAAGAAAGCATGACAGGCTTAGAAGCAGAGAAGTGGACAGATAATGAAAAACCATCATTTAGCATCTGTGTCAATGGAGATATCCATGGAACTGTGACAGATAATGAACACCTGAAAAATTCTGAAGAAGAAAGAGCAGTCTCTCCCAGTGAATTAGTTGAGCCAAAAAAGTTGTTTGCACAAACCATTAGAAATGGCATTGTAAACATACATTATCCACCATCAGAATCTGATGTGTCACTGACAAAGGTAATTGTAGAAGAAAGGGCAGATTTGACAAACAACTGCAGAGAAAACAACTCCCCTTCACATCAAACAAATACTGCTAATCTGAATAATGTTGTAAGCACTTTGACAACTGGTGTTTGCTGTGCTCATCCAGAAAAACAAGGAAATGTTTTCCTGAGGCAGAAGTCAAACTGTACCTGCAAGACCTTTCAGGGATCTGACAATTCAattttgcaaactaattccattGTGGATATACAGGAAAGGTCATGTTATACACCTGTGCCTGAGAAGGAAGTCCATGTTGAAAAAGGTGCTGTTAAAATACCAAACAAAGAGACACAACTTGAAAACTCCTCACTTCAGCCAACTTTTTTGTCCCTGATTAAAAACAGAAACTTAACTGTAGAGCAGGTTGTAGCTATTGAAGCATTAACAAAATTATCAGAAGCCCCATTAGAAGCATCTGCACcagataaaacaaaaaatattgaaCATGCAGAACAAACAACGTCCCATTTACTCCGTAATTACAAAAGGGACATTTCCTGCTCTTTGACTTCTTCTACATTGAAAGAAATCAAAGAGACTTACTTACAGAATGAACAACATCTCTTGAATCGCTGTGCTCGTTCACAGAAGCAGCTCCTTAATAAGGCAGTGTTGTACAATGGCCAAAGTACTGTTTCTGAACCCCATGATAAATCTGTTAATACTACCAGTGGATCATATAGATCATATGTATCCCCAAGAGAGACCAAATATTTATCTGTTTCAGTACCTAATGCAAAGTCATCTTCAGGTCATACTACCAAGAAAAACTCTCTGTATGATAAAGTTACCATTGCTACGTGTTTCAACAATTCATGTAATGCCCATCAAACAAGTAGCAAATTGGAGATTCTGAGCCAGTTTGAGAAAAACAAAGCTTATAATGATCTGAACTTGAAAAGTAATTTTTCAATGAAGGAAGGAGGAATTCACAGCCAGGATGAAGAAGATGTAGCTACACAGTTAACTCAACTTGCAGCAATAATTGAATCAAATCAGACAAGTCCAGAGCAGAAGAATGATGTAAAGACATCACTTCTCAGTCTAATATCACATGAGATTCAGCCAAAACATAACCAGGACCAGTGCTTACTGAAGAAAAAACAGTCTGTGTTTATAAGGCACAATTATAGTTCATTGTTAGTAAAGCAAAAACAGCCAAcacataaaaaaggaaaaactgtaCCATGGAAACAAAGACACAAAAAGAAGCCTCAAGTACCGGACTATCaagaaaataatcaaaaacagCAAGAGCAGTTGGCATACCAGCATAATGAGTTGCAGGACATTTGGATATCATCAAAACCACTTGGTCGTACCATGCCACGGGATTTGAAAATAGCtgcatcaaaaaaaaaatctcccagaacCAAAGTACAGAAGGAACTGAATCAAAGTACTTTATCATCACAACAAAAAACTAGATTATTTCTTCCACAAACTCAGATAAAAATCCATAGACATCTACCTGAGGTACCATGGGAGAAAACAAAAGACAAGCTGTTTGGCTGTGAAGTAGTAACTGAGCACATCAAAACTGTAGGCTCCAATGACACACAAGGTATTGATCCACTGAAAAGTGACATTGTTGTTACCTCTTCACAATATAATGGCCTGCTCTCCAGTAATCCTATGGTTGCTTCACAACTTAAAACTGAATCGTGTTTAAACAGACCAAGTGAAAATGTACAGATGTTTACAGAAAAATATAGTAATTCTCAGGTACAGCAAACAATGAATGTCATTCAGATGTATCCCTTGCCTCAAACACTTAATCAGTCTAACCAGAGAGCTAATGAGATATCTGATGAAGACCATGCAAATTTTCAGGAGAATGCTGCAGAGCAACAATTGGATCAGAAGTTGCAAACACTCCCAGTTACCTGTTGTGAGACCCATTTACCACACACAGTAGAAACTCTCAGGAATATAGATTGTGCAGGTGAAATTACAGTTCTGACATCAACAAGTTTGGGTACTGAAAACCCCCAGAGCATAGGTGACTTGGGATGTTCTCCGGCAAAGAATACCCTCAGCAGTTTTCTTGAATCTCCTATGAAGTTCCTAGACACTCCTACAAAAAATCTGATTGATACGCCTACCAAAAAAGGACAG
This genomic interval carries:
- the TET1 gene encoding methylcytosine dioxygenase TET1 isoform X5, which encodes MLGSAATHEADLENKPVNGLRPGLMECSICSHGEKYRVKTNQTVPFENVQSNEKESMTGLEAEKWTDNEKPSFSICVNGDIHGTVTDNEHLKNSEEERAVSPSELVEPKKLFAQTIRNGIVNIHYPPSESDVSLTKVIVEERADLTNNCRENNSPSHQTNTANLNNVVSTLTTGVCCAHPEKQGNVFLRQKSNCTCKTFQGSDNSILQTNSIVDIQERSCYTPVPEKEVHVEKGAVKIPNKETQLENSSLQPTFLSLIKNRNLTVEQVVAIEALTKLSEAPLEASAPDKTKNIEHAEQTTSHLLRNYKRDISCSLTSSTLKEIKETYLQNEQHLLNRCARSQKQLLNKAVLYNGQSTVSEPHDKSVNTTSGSYRSYVSPRETKYLSVSVPNAKSSSGHTTKKNSLYDKVTIATCFNNSCNAHQTSSKLEILSQFEKNKAYNDLNLKSNFSMKEGGIHSQDEEDVATQLTQLAAIIESNQTSPEQKNDVKTSLLSLISHEIQPKHNQDQCLLKKKQSVFIRHNYSSLLVKQKQPTHKKGKTVPWKQRHKKKPQVPDYQENNQKQQEQLAYQHNELQDIWISSKPLGRTMPRDLKIAASKKKSPRTKVQKELNQSTLSSQQKTRLFLPQTQIKIHRHLPEVPWEKTKDKLFGCEVVTEHIKTVGSNDTQGIDPLKSDIVVTSSQYNGLLSSNPMVASQLKTESCLNRPSENVQMFTEKYSNSQVQQTMNVIQMYPLPQTLNQSNQRANEISDEDHANFQENAAEQQLDQKLQTLPVTCCETHLPHTVETLRNIDCAGEITVLTSTSLGTENPQSIGDLGCSPAKNTLSSFLESPMKFLDTPTKNLIDTPTKKGQSEFPICDCVEQIIEKDEGPYYTHLGTGPSVAAVREIMENRYGAKGSAVRIEVVVYTGKEGKSSQGCPIAKWVIRRSSDEEKLLCLVRQRAGHHCQTAVIVILILAWEGIPHLLADTLYKELTQSLRNYGCPTSRRCALNEDRTCACQGLDPETCGASFSFGCSWSMYFNGCKFARSKNPRKFRLLTDDPKQEEHLENNLQTLATDVAPLYKKLAPDAFQNQVENEHMGPDCRLGSQDGRPFSGVTACIDFCAHAHKDTHNMHNGSTVVCTLTKEDNRSVGVIPNDEQLHVLPLYKISQTDEFGTEEGLEAKIKAGAIQVLTAFPREVRMLAEPLRATKKKKPDIKKTQVEKQTLADKKYSTPAKLKIGAPENLGKTSQYLGNKTDALQPGIKMETSDHLYAMKHTSNATKSCSVLKQYTASSPFKVDSLHPYSSLTHKPSITAVTDIQQDFSVPYGYFECSSKQPHVTPYIKCKNFDVSVKDYTGILLNEKRNGVPPILPDITVSDHPTLKDPLHSILEHLPDDKQNCQLQLENAPSQSINPCDMSVPLNSPTKDVTRNEANTSHKCPVEKGGSHQEQICDSKASDEKQRNVLAEPMDSEEKADEMWSDSEHNFLDDDIGGVAVAPSHGSILIECARRELHATTPIKKPNRSHPTRISLVFYQHKNLNEPKHGLAMWEAKMAERAKEKEKEAERLGTENTELKPSSRKTKQSSETREIFYEENEFNQIPSRRALTVTQDNVITVSSYALTRVAGPYNHWA